A stretch of Anoplopoma fimbria isolate UVic2021 breed Golden Eagle Sablefish chromosome 4, Afim_UVic_2022, whole genome shotgun sequence DNA encodes these proteins:
- the noa1 gene encoding nitric oxide-associated protein 1 yields MWKVIRMLVRAVPCSEAAAGRSVTRQLCSGAGRPIRTCTVDPNREETFVFVDCSDPDEDKDLLHQLSLSSSSAAPPQVPPQVPPQRHLRSLERQLQVLRGVTQQEAEPDSLIQFQDVDFPLDESVVSSKKKEKKEKKEEAAGKGEHKVFGSPDVDEPFSDSCCRGCGAVLHCTAAGVPGYLPSEKYKVLLQEQRLSAATCQRCHLLTHHHRALNLHMTSGQYRAVVQQIRPHRALVLLVVDLLDVPDSIVPDLPELVGTNKHVVVLGNKIDLLPGDSPNYLQRIRRQLSQYCRDAGFGAQVTDVHLISAKTGYGVEALISSLQRSWKYKGDVYLVGSANAGKSTLFNTLLESDYCKSRASELVHKATISPWPGTTLNLLKFPIINPTPDRMFRRQERLKDAARQTETELSPDELRRLRHYSKQGYLVGRVGRTFRSDIRARHDEIEFDPDSLAFGENDDGETKTTTAPSGSTNEFSFNELKDAHWLFDTPGILKEHDILGLLTEQEVMSLVPTQAVVPRTFVLKPSMSLLLGALGRIDFLQGGRSCWFSVVASSRLPVHITSVEKADGVYQKHAGHELLGVPLGGSERMKRFPALVPQEFRLEGRGYLEAAADLKLSSAGWVAVTAAAGDQVLLRVLGPEAAGFSLRTPPLLPHIVSLKGERIRKSPAYKPQKPPGLLDGGLSARGAERLQVKKKKK; encoded by the exons TCCGGGCGGTGCCCTGCTCAGAGGCCGCGGCAGGGAGGAGTGTGACCCGGCAGCTCTGCAGCGGAGCCGGGAGGCCGATCCGGACCTGCACCGTGGACCCGAACCGGGAGGAGACGTTCGTGTTCGTGGACTGTTCAG ATCCAGACGAGGACAAAGACCTCCTTCATCAGCtgagcctctcctcctcctctgctgccccTCCTCAGGTTCCTCCTCAGGTTCCTCCTCAGAGACACCTGAGGTCTCTGGAACGTCAGCTGCAGGTGTTGAGGGGCGTGACCCAGCAGGAGGCAGAGCCGGACTCTCTGATCCAGTTCCAGGACGTGGACTTCCCTCTGGATGAGAGCGTCGTGTCAtcgaagaagaaggagaagaaggagaagaaggaggaggcgGCAGGTAAAGGTGAGCACAAGGTGTTCGGCAGCCCGGACGTGGACGAGCCGTTCAGTGACTCCTGCTGTCGGGGTTGCGGCGCTGTGCTGCACTGCACCGCCGCCGGCGTCCCCGGTTACCTGCCCAGTGAGAAGTACAAGGTGCTGCTTCAGGAGCAGCGTCTGAGCGCCGCCACCTGCCAGCGCTGCCACCTGCTGACCCACCACCACCGGGCCCTGAACCTCCACATGACCTCCGGCCAGTACCGGGCCGTGGTGCAGCAGATCCGCCCCCACAGGGCTCTGGTGCTGCTCGTGGTGGACCTGCTGGACGTCCCGGACTCCATCGTTCCCGACCTGCCTGAGCTGGTGGGGACTAACAAGCACGTGGTCGTCCTCGGCAACAAGATCGACCTTCTGCCCGGAGACTCGCCCAACTACCTGCAGCGAATCAGACGGCAGCTCTCTCAGTACTGCCGGGACGCCGGCTTCGGGGCTCAAGTGACCGACGTCCACCTGATCAGCGCCAAGACCGGCTACGGCGTGGAGGCTCTGATCTCCAGCCTGCAGAGGTCCTGGAAGTACAAAGGTGACGTGTACCTGGTGGGCAGCGCCAACGCCGGCAAGTCGACGCTCTTCAACACGCTGCTGGAGTCGGACTACTGCAAGTCCAGAGCCTCCGAGCTCGTCCACAAGGCCACCATCTCTCCGTGGCCCG ggacgACTCTGAACCTGCTGAAGTTTCCCATCATCAACCCGACTCCCGACAGGATGTTCAGACGGCAGGAGAGACTGAAGGACGCAGCGAGACAGACGGAGACGGAGCTGTCTCCGGACGAGCTGAGGAGACTGAGACACTACAGCAAACAGGGATACCTAGTGG GTCGCGTTGGCAGAACGTTTCGGTCTGACATCAGAGCCCGACACGATGAGATCGAGTTTGATCCCGACAGTTTGGCTTTTGGAGAAAACGATGACGGAGAGACGAAGACCACgacag CTCCCAGCGGGTCAACTAACGAGTTCTCCTTCAACGAGCTGAAAGACGCTCACTGGCTGTTTGACACACCGGGAATCCTCAAGGAGCACGAC ATTCTGGGCCTTCTgactgaacaggaagtgatgtcactgGTTCCCACTCAGGCTGTGGTTCCCCGGACGTTTGTGTTGAAGCCCAGTATGAGTCTGTTACTGGGAGCTCTGGGCCGCATCGACTTCCTGCAG GGGGGGCGTTCCTGCTGGTTCTCCGTGGTGGCCTCCAGTCGGCTCCCGGTTCACATCACCAGTGTGGAGAAAGCCGACGGTGTTTATCAGAAGCATGCGGGACACGAGCTGCTGGGG GTTCCTCTGGGGGGGTCGGAGCGGATGAAGCGGTTTCCAGCGTTGGTTCCTCAGGAGTTCAGGTTggaggggcggggctacctgGAGGCTGCTGCTGACCTCAAACTGTCCTCTGCAG GTTGGGTTGCTGTGACGGCAGCAGCAGGTGACCAGGTGTTGTTGCGGGTTCTTGGTCCGGAGGCGGCGGGTTTCAGTCTGAGGAcgcctcctcttcttcctcacatCGTGTCTCTGAAAGGAGAACGCATCAGGAAGTCTCCCGCCTACAAACCCCAGAAGCCTCCTGGGCTGCTGGACGGAGGCCTGTCGGCCCGCGGAGCCGAGAGGCtgcaggtgaagaagaagaagaaatga